Proteins from a genomic interval of Scomber japonicus isolate fScoJap1 chromosome 10, fScoJap1.pri, whole genome shotgun sequence:
- the LOC128367040 gene encoding dysbindin-A-like isoform X1, whose amino-acid sequence MTERMFENFRERLHMVQQDFTTGFKTLGDKSKETKIRRKPSLLLFRFEESLPYFSAGLEILNRYEESWFLLHKRTKDYAQAAEAVDGDMVMLSAHWERRRTALAQLQEQLQSLPAFICELDAITASIAHLEGDFEEMESRLVFLETLCCQCEQQTFKQHHINQLEVYKKKKRRDVEALEVELNSEHAQKVAELEQAMQQKLRERQKVYEEAFNQDMEQYLSTGHLQHRELTGADVCVLDQMTVTDTSDQEALDDFLNSTGDDISAVSSLTSGPDLVSSSESLRSPMNQDPLTSNQLSNQDSAWVQEEEVASEESDEPLVQSDEEDIQPDVSLIGQQNVCPVRGSDESDSTGDLPSW is encoded by the exons ATGACTGAGAGGATGTTTGAAAACTTCAGAGAAAGACTTCACATGGTCCAGCAGGATTTCACAACAgg CTTTAAAACTCTTGGAGACAAATCAAAAGAAACCAAAATCAGGAGGAAGCCCAG TTTGCTGTTGTTCAGGTTTGAAGAAAGCCTTCCTTACTTCAGCGCTGGACTGGAAATCCTCAACAG GTATGAGGAGAGTTGGTTTCTCCTCCATAAAAGAACTAAAGACTATGCTCAGGCTGCAGAG GCAGTAGATGGAGACATGGTGATGCTCTCAGCACactgggagagaagaagaacagcTCTGGCACAACTACAGGAACAGCTGCAGAGCTTGCCTGCTTTCATCTGTGAACTTGATGCCATCACTGCATCTATAG ctcatTTGGAAGGTGACTTtgaggagatggagagcagaCTGGTATTCTTGGAGACTCTGTGTTGTCAGTGTGAACAACAGACATTCAAACAACATCATATCAACCAACTAGAAgtctataaaaaaaagaagag GAGGGACGTTGAGGCACTGGAAG TGGAATTGAACTCTGAGCATGCTCAGAAGGTTGCAGAGCTGGAGCAGGCCATGCAGCAGAAACTAAGAGAGCGACAGAAAGTCTATGAAGAAGCCTTTAACCAAGACATGGAACAATACCTGTCCACTGGACACCTACAGCACAGAG aacTAACAGgagctgatgtgtgtgtcttGGACCAGATGACAGTAACTGACACATCAGACCAGGAGGCTTTGGATGACTTCCTCAACTCCACTGGTGATGACATCAGTGCTGTATCATCACTGACCTCAG GTCCAGACCTCGTGTCCTCCTCTGAATCTCTGAGAAGCCCGATGAACCAAGACCCTCTGACAAGCAACCAACTGTCCAACCAGGACAGTGCATGGGTGCAAGAAGAGGAAGTGGCCAGTGAGGAGAGTGATGAGCCTCTGGTCCAGTCAGACGAGGAGGACATTCAACCAGATGTGTCACTGATTGGCCAGCAGAATGTTTGCCCAGTCAGGGGCTCTGATGAGAGTGACTCTACAGGGGACCTACCCTCTTGGTAA
- the LOC128367040 gene encoding dysbindin-A-like isoform X2 has translation MTERMFENFRERLHMVQQDFTTGFKTLGDKSKETKIRRKPRFEESLPYFSAGLEILNRYEESWFLLHKRTKDYAQAAEAVDGDMVMLSAHWERRRTALAQLQEQLQSLPAFICELDAITASIAHLEGDFEEMESRLVFLETLCCQCEQQTFKQHHINQLEVYKKKKRRDVEALEVELNSEHAQKVAELEQAMQQKLRERQKVYEEAFNQDMEQYLSTGHLQHRELTGADVCVLDQMTVTDTSDQEALDDFLNSTGDDISAVSSLTSGPDLVSSSESLRSPMNQDPLTSNQLSNQDSAWVQEEEVASEESDEPLVQSDEEDIQPDVSLIGQQNVCPVRGSDESDSTGDLPSW, from the exons ATGACTGAGAGGATGTTTGAAAACTTCAGAGAAAGACTTCACATGGTCCAGCAGGATTTCACAACAgg CTTTAAAACTCTTGGAGACAAATCAAAAGAAACCAAAATCAGGAGGAAGCCCAG GTTTGAAGAAAGCCTTCCTTACTTCAGCGCTGGACTGGAAATCCTCAACAG GTATGAGGAGAGTTGGTTTCTCCTCCATAAAAGAACTAAAGACTATGCTCAGGCTGCAGAG GCAGTAGATGGAGACATGGTGATGCTCTCAGCACactgggagagaagaagaacagcTCTGGCACAACTACAGGAACAGCTGCAGAGCTTGCCTGCTTTCATCTGTGAACTTGATGCCATCACTGCATCTATAG ctcatTTGGAAGGTGACTTtgaggagatggagagcagaCTGGTATTCTTGGAGACTCTGTGTTGTCAGTGTGAACAACAGACATTCAAACAACATCATATCAACCAACTAGAAgtctataaaaaaaagaagag GAGGGACGTTGAGGCACTGGAAG TGGAATTGAACTCTGAGCATGCTCAGAAGGTTGCAGAGCTGGAGCAGGCCATGCAGCAGAAACTAAGAGAGCGACAGAAAGTCTATGAAGAAGCCTTTAACCAAGACATGGAACAATACCTGTCCACTGGACACCTACAGCACAGAG aacTAACAGgagctgatgtgtgtgtcttGGACCAGATGACAGTAACTGACACATCAGACCAGGAGGCTTTGGATGACTTCCTCAACTCCACTGGTGATGACATCAGTGCTGTATCATCACTGACCTCAG GTCCAGACCTCGTGTCCTCCTCTGAATCTCTGAGAAGCCCGATGAACCAAGACCCTCTGACAAGCAACCAACTGTCCAACCAGGACAGTGCATGGGTGCAAGAAGAGGAAGTGGCCAGTGAGGAGAGTGATGAGCCTCTGGTCCAGTCAGACGAGGAGGACATTCAACCAGATGTGTCACTGATTGGCCAGCAGAATGTTTGCCCAGTCAGGGGCTCTGATGAGAGTGACTCTACAGGGGACCTACCCTCTTGGTAA